From Pseudomonadota bacterium, a single genomic window includes:
- a CDS encoding SDR family NAD(P)-dependent oxidoreductase, producing MGWARPRPEAGAKVAVFDRDSERGQQVAEDIGGAFFEVDVADAESVAAGLAAARVAHGQERVTVNCAGIAIASKTVGREGPHPPDAYARVIGVNLIGSFTVASQSAAGMCTADPVGEDGERGVIVNTASVAAFDGQIGQVAYAASKGGVAAMTLPMARDLSRSGVRVLAIAPGLFGTPMLRGMPEDVQAALAQQVPFPQRLGTAEEYAALMMHMVHNAMLNGEVVRLDGAIRMAPR from the coding sequence GTGGGTTGGGCGCGCCCACGCCCCGAGGCGGGGGCCAAGGTTGCCGTGTTTGACCGCGACAGTGAGCGTGGCCAACAGGTCGCCGAGGACATCGGCGGTGCCTTTTTCGAGGTTGATGTCGCCGACGCCGAGAGCGTTGCGGCCGGTCTCGCCGCGGCCCGGGTTGCCCACGGCCAGGAGCGCGTCACCGTCAACTGCGCGGGGATCGCGATCGCGAGCAAGACGGTCGGGCGCGAGGGGCCGCACCCGCCCGACGCCTATGCGCGCGTGATCGGTGTCAACCTGATCGGCAGCTTCACCGTTGCGAGTCAGAGTGCCGCTGGCATGTGCACCGCAGACCCGGTCGGTGAAGACGGCGAACGGGGCGTGATCGTCAACACCGCCTCGGTGGCCGCGTTCGACGGCCAGATCGGCCAGGTTGCCTACGCCGCATCCAAGGGCGGGGTGGCGGCGATGACCCTGCCGATGGCGCGTGACCTCTCGCGCAGCGGCGTGCGGGTGCTTGCCATCGCCCCGGGGCTGTTCGGCACGCCGATGCTCCGCGGTATGCCCGAGGACGTGCAGGCGGCACTCGCGCAACAGGTGCCGTTCCCCCAACGCCTCGGCACCGCGGAGGAGTACGCCGCTCTGATGATGCACATGGTCCACAACGCCATGCTCAACGGCGAAGTGGTCCGCCTCGACGGTGCGATTCGGATGGCGCCACGCTGA
- a CDS encoding YidB family protein, whose product MDLLKLGTDLLMSKLGGANASADGVQSVLAGLIGDGDQMDIAGLIGQLQGQGGGITDLLGSWLGDGENSPVSADQVRDMLGGDKIAAAAQQLGTDEGSLLSGLQDALPEMVNQASSGGSLLDAVGGLGGLGDMAKKFL is encoded by the coding sequence ATGGATCTCTTGAAATTGGGCACGGATCTCCTGATGTCGAAACTCGGCGGCGCCAACGCGAGCGCCGACGGCGTGCAGTCGGTGCTGGCGGGTTTGATCGGCGACGGTGACCAGATGGACATCGCCGGTTTGATCGGCCAGTTGCAGGGCCAGGGCGGCGGTATCACCGACCTGCTCGGCAGTTGGCTGGGTGACGGTGAGAATTCGCCCGTGTCGGCAGACCAGGTGCGCGACATGCTCGGTGGCGACAAGATCGCAGCTGCGGCACAGCAGCTCGGCACCGACGAGGGCTCTCTGCTCTCGGGCTTGCAGGATGCGTTGCCCGAGATGGTCAACCAGGCCAGCAGCGGTGGCAGCCTGCTCGACGCGGTCGGCGGCCTGGGTGGCCTCGGCGACATGGCGAAGAAATTTTTGTAG